The Antennarius striatus isolate MH-2024 chromosome 11, ASM4005453v1, whole genome shotgun sequence genome window below encodes:
- the perp gene encoding p53 apoptosis effector related to PMP-22 → MFRCGIAYPRCRWILPLLLLFAIIFDIIAIAATSGWVEDEDAETHYANMWNQYRGRNDQWDQKSLMEFPWAQAVAALMIIGLLILIVAFIISCVALCCSLNIPLLPVIGIMLIVVVVLQIIALIIYPVKFNELIFEGHYYYTWAYGFGWGATILCIGCAILFCCLPRYEDELADKVKTKYIYSSA, encoded by the exons ATGTTCCGCTGCGGGATCGCCTACCCTCGATGCAGGTGGATTTtgcccctgctgctgctgtttgccaTTATTTTTGACATAATCGCCATCGCCGCTACCTCCGGATGGGTGGAGGACGAGGACGCCGAGACGCACTACGCCAACATGTGGAACCAGTACCGCGGCAGGAACGACCAGTGGGACCAGAAGTCGCTCATGGAGTTCC CTTGGGCCCAGGCGGTGGCTGCTCTGATGATCATcggcctcctcatcctcattgtcGCCTTCATCATCTCCTGCGTGGCTCTTTGCTGTTCGCTCAACATCCCTCTGCTGCCAGTCATAGGAATAATGTTGATCGTTGTCg TGGTTCTGCAGATCATTGCTCTCATCATCTACCCCGTCAAATTCAATGAGCTGATCTTCGAGGGCCACTACTACTACACCTGGGCCTACGGCTTCGGCTGGGGCGCCACCATCCTCTGCATCGGCTGCGCCATCCTCTTCTGCTGCCTGCCGCGCTACGAAGACGAGCTAGCCGACAAGGTCAAGACCAAATACATCTATTCCTCTGCGTAA